A genomic region of Burkholderia humptydooensis contains the following coding sequences:
- the tagB-5 gene encoding type VI secretion system accessory protein TagB-5 gives MSDTVHAALAALADTRTLSGIDLSDVDLSGRDLSGCTFDRVILRGANLSAAQLDATRWRHCDLTGARLDGATLGESGWHAVALRAASLRATTGDAFVMTDTDLAGATLTDALWARATFERGDFSAARCAHAKLLRCETVDCRFERTDFASAELERFAAMRADLSTARFDATRLTNALFAEANLRGQRFDRCDLTMTHFSGATLAGSDFSSASLVQTMFFDADLERATLAGARGRHTRFAGATLVGANLAEAAFDESDFARARLSSANARGLRARMSLFARADCAGATLAGGCFAYCDFSHATLSRADCAGADFSHANLHGVDDRAARWDGARKTGARATDPALARAERWTAPER, from the coding sequence ATGTCCGACACCGTTCACGCGGCGCTCGCCGCCCTCGCCGACACCCGCACGCTATCCGGCATCGATCTTTCGGATGTCGATCTTTCCGGCCGCGATCTGTCCGGCTGCACGTTCGATCGCGTGATCCTGCGCGGCGCGAACCTGTCGGCCGCGCAGCTCGACGCGACGCGCTGGCGGCACTGCGATCTGACGGGCGCGCGCCTCGATGGCGCAACGCTCGGCGAATCGGGCTGGCACGCGGTCGCGCTGCGCGCCGCGAGCCTGCGCGCGACGACGGGCGACGCATTCGTGATGACGGACACCGACCTCGCCGGCGCGACGCTGACCGACGCGCTGTGGGCGCGCGCGACGTTCGAGCGCGGCGATTTCTCCGCCGCGCGGTGCGCGCACGCGAAGCTGCTGCGTTGCGAAACCGTCGATTGCCGCTTCGAGCGCACCGATTTCGCGAGCGCCGAGCTCGAGCGCTTCGCGGCGATGCGCGCCGACCTGTCGACCGCGCGCTTCGACGCCACTCGCCTGACGAATGCGCTCTTCGCCGAAGCGAATCTGCGCGGGCAACGCTTCGACCGCTGCGATCTGACGATGACGCATTTCAGCGGCGCGACGCTCGCCGGCAGCGATTTCAGCAGCGCATCGCTCGTGCAGACGATGTTCTTCGACGCCGATCTCGAACGCGCGACGCTCGCCGGCGCGCGCGGTCGCCACACGCGTTTCGCGGGCGCGACGCTCGTCGGCGCGAACCTCGCCGAGGCCGCGTTCGACGAATCCGATTTCGCGCGCGCGCGCCTGTCGTCAGCGAACGCGCGCGGATTGCGCGCGCGGATGTCGCTGTTCGCGCGCGCCGATTGCGCAGGCGCGACGCTCGCGGGCGGCTGCTTCGCCTACTGCGATTTCTCGCACGCGACGCTGTCGCGCGCCGACTGCGCCGGCGCCGATTTCTCGCACGCGAACCTGCACGGCGTGGACGACCGCGCCGCGCGCTGGGACGGCGCGCGCAAGACGGGCGCGCGCGCGACCGATCCCGCGCTCGCGCGGGCCGAACGATGGACCGCACCCGAACGATGA